The Silene latifolia isolate original U9 population chromosome Y, ASM4854445v1, whole genome shotgun sequence sequence aagttttgaataaaatttcattcgggtgaactaaaacaaataatagtcaatttttattttaaataattatattttctgtaaaataaaaagcaaaattgaATATAAAACTACATACTACAAAATAGaataatcaacatattaatattGCAAAATATGCTTGATTTATTATGttcaaaataatttttttggTAAAAAATATTAAGAATGTTTTATGTACTTTCACAGTTTCACTAGAGTAGAAAGTAGTGAAAATCTCAGGGCACCAAAGTATAATTATGCAAATATCATGGCACTAAAATGAACTTAATTAAAACCTCAGGGCACAAAAGTAAAAAGAATCCTGATTAAAACAATACTCTATGGAGTATATTTTATGTCTTTCCTTATATATTTTCATTTATGTACATCATTAGTAAataaaatcaaatttaaggtTTTAACCTAACTTGCGACCTTTTTATTGAATATGTCTTTAAAGACAATTTGATAAGAAAACTACGGGTATTTGTTTGATGGTAGTAAATGTGTTGCCTTTTTACGCAAAAAGATCGTCTCATAAAATAAGATCGTCTAAAAAAATAACGTCGTCAAATACAATAATGTTATTTGATATATGTACATCTTTCAGTAAATAAATTCAAACGTATGTTTTTAACCCAACTTTTTTGATTTTggattattttttttataaaccgAGTCTTTTTAAAATGTTGTTGTTGGGAATTTAATATGTACAAACTATGAATAAAAAATAATTACACTTATTAaaaaaataacaattaaattaaagGGTTGGTTGAATTGGCCCAATGGAAATTAACTAAAACAATTAAAGCAAGCGCACAAAAAATATGAAAGAGTAGTCTCTAGCTCTGCAATTTCAGTGAGACCGTCTCTTGGAAGTTTGGTTGCTCGAGATTCATGATTCATGTCAAGTCAAAGTGTTTTGATAAACTTTTAGTATATACCAAGTATTAAAAGTTGAATGTATGGTTTGATATTAATTGAAAACCAACCTAAATTCTTAATATGTATAGTTTAATAGTTTTTGTCTTGATAATGAGCACAATATCTTCACTATGATTAACGATATTTATGTAAAATTTTGAAAGCAGGCCCGTGAATTTTTCACGGATTTAAACTTACTGAATCAGAAAGCAAGAGTAACAATATGATAATTTAAGCTTCTAAACATTAATCTCAATAAGATAATAATTTCCCTTCTGTGTTGTAATTCTTAGCGAACATAATCACACACGTGTATTCAATTATCCACAACGAATATTGAACATTGGCCTGTTTGATAATGAggatttcatttccaaatccacatttgagacaaattcactatttGGAAAATTAGCAagatttgaatttggatttttATGAAATCCTGTTAAATTTTGAGCTTTAAGAAAAAGCCTCATTTCAAATCCATGCCAACCCCCACGTATTTGCAAATATAGAAGCTCAATCTCCCCTGCTCATCAATATCCACTCACTATTATCCTTAATTCTACCTAATCCAATCTTACCTTCATATTTATGGTGTACCAAATTCTTAGTTGTGTAGTACAATGGTTATCAATCGATTGTGCAGAATTTCAATTTGATTATTGTGAACAGTTTCCGATTTTGTTCTTTATCGTTCTTTGACATTTGATTTCATGATATTTAATCCACAAATCTGTCAGGTTTCTATGATTATTGTACTCTTCAGTTGTTTTATTCATGTCCCGTGATTTAGGAGGCAAGATTTATGATTTTTCTGTGATTATTTTTGGGAAATTAGGGTTCTTAACTTGGAAAATTAGGAATTTTTTGTGATTATTTGGGTTTCATAAATACAGAATCTGAATCACAATCTATCTAAACAAttgatttggattttgatttcATGATTTGAAAATATTTATTTCAAATGAACAATTTGAAATGAAATATACGTTCCCAAACACTACCTAAGGTTATAATTtgaactaacgtaccctgagattatggctcaagtttatggttggaactagtataaacTTGAGTTTCGTGTCcgggttatggttgaggtaagtataacttcaagttatatatataTTGAAGTTGTAGtcaaggttactataacctcgcatccagagtttatgttatgacTAAAGTTACTATAACCTTGGTCATTGATACTTGTTTCGCATATTGTGTTGTATTCAGTTATAGTATAACATTATGATTGCTTATGTCGTTTGTTTACTATTGTGCATATGATAAGTAGAATAGTCAGTTATATTATCCTATGATTTGATGGTGATTTTATTGACATGTATGTACattcagttatactgtgcattatTTATGGGCTGGTTGTATAGATGACGTGAGGTATTAGTTATATACCAAAGGGAATGAACTAACGCTACCCTCCGGTGTCTGGTGTATGGCGTATGGTCGGGGGTagtagaggcagttgttatatgcTCTGTTCCCCGATTGTCGTTCGCTGTACAGTTATTGCCCCGAGAGTTTGGCcgggtcttagacatataggcaatggttatacgctatacatagtaccttggcTGCAGTTGTAATATAATCCACACCGCTGGAGGCATTTTTTATAAGCTCCGTCAATTCAAAggtagttgttatacgctctgacagttagaggcagttgttatacgctctaacggcgttcatttTATACACTTTGCCTGTAACTAGGGGcggttgttatacgctctagcaGGTTGTTTGGTTCGGTCACATGATACGTGGTTACGATGGTTCTATGATGTGCATGATGTCGTAGTATGGGTTATGTTATGCGTCGTCACATGCTGTTTGATTTGGATTCAATATTTCAAATGATTGTCTTATTATATCGTTGTTAAGTGGTAAGTTGATGTCGAGTTTTCATGAGTATaaatggtctcacatgtttactagttttgcatttcaattgttaacgACTGTTGGTTATactcaattgttgtaaacatgactaggagagcatctagttactcccgactgattgtcgccCCTACTCTCAGGTTGAAGCTAGTCGCTGTTTGCATGATGGTGCTTGAGATGAATCCGggggcgagatgaataataaatttggagtttgttttataTTTTGAGAACCtttaataatgtattagtttggttttggattttagTAGTGAAccagattggtcaggtgtttccgccaccttgacccttttatcactattatactctgatatttaTCTATATTGAGTTTTATCATTTGTtatataatccgggttgttacagagCATCCCTTTATAGGTAATAAACTTTGAAGCACGTCGACGTATCTCTACCCTGTTCCTGGGATCGTCGGGTAATTTTTGTGGTCCAAGAAATCAATAATAGGTTGACGCCAGTCATCTTCGTTGGCTGTATAGACGTAGATCATGTTGGTCGTATCTAGAATTTCTTCTCTTTCGAGCAATGATACTCCCCAACGATTGCAGACTAGGACTTGCATAGATTCTTCTGCCCGCAGTACAAAAGTGGCGGCAAGGTTAACAAGCGTGTCagccaacttattggcactcctCAGTACATGACCAATTTTGATGGAGTCAAGTTGATTGAGCAGTTGCATTGCTCGTTGATGATAGGGAATCAAATCTTCCTTTTTCACTCCGTATTCATCGAGGACTTGGTTAATCACAAGCTTCGAGTCACCATAGATATCCAAATCTCTGACGTCTTCGATTGCCATTTGAAGGTCAAGTATGAGAGCTTGGTATTCTGCCATATTATTTGTGTACAACTGAGTAAGCATATAAGCATATGACATgagatgattttgtggagttacgaaTACAACTCCAGCTCCAGCGTCATCTTTTCTTGCAGCACCATCAAAATACATCTTTCATGGAGGTAGAATTTCTACATAGAAGATTTCTTCTCCTGGAAAGTCACCTGTAAGTTCCCACTTTGCTGGAACTGGATGATCGACAAAGAAATCAGCGATAGCTTGACCTTTCATAGCCTTGAGGAACAAATACCAAGTCTTACTGTTTAAGTAACAGTGCCCATTTCGCAAGTCTTTCAGATAAGATAGGTcttgagagtatgtacttgattgAGTCGGCTATTGAGACCATGTGCATAGTATGCTCCTGCATGTAGTGCCTCAACTTTTTCATAGCAAACACCAACGCAAGACATATCTTCTCAATTGGAGAGTAATTCAACTCAGCTTCAACCAAGGTACGACTCAAGTAGTAGAGTTCTCTCTCCTTGCGGTGTTCGATGTCTTGACCACACATTGCCCCAAGTGAGCGTTCTTGTGCTGTAATATAGAGGACAAGTGGCTTTCTTGGAAATGGCGCCCCTAAAACAGGTGCAATGGCCAAGTACTTTTTATATTATCGAAtgcatttttgcatgcatttttcATCCCATTGGAATGAAGCATCCTTTTTCATAAGATGGTTGGACGGTTGGCAACTTCCTGCTAGGTTAGAGATAAACCTTCGAATGTATGCCAAATGTCAATGCAATCCGCACAACTCCTTCAGTGTCTTTGGTTCTGGCATTTCGTTGAtggctttgatttttgtttggtcTATTTTAATGCCTCTGTGCCTGACCACAAATCCCAAGAACTTCCCAGATGTGACACCAAACGCACACTTGAGTGGATTCATCTTAagttgacattttctaagtcttTCAAAGATGGTTCGAAGGTCTTCAATGTGGTCTTCTCTTTTCTTCGATTTGACAACCACGTCATCAAGATAACACTCTATTGTTTTATGCAACATGTCATCGATTATTTTTTGCATTGCGCGTTGGTATGTAGCGCCAGCATTCTTacatccaaacggcatgaccgtgtagtaGAAGATCTGTTTTGGGGTCCGAAAACCTGTTGCTTCTTGATCTCCATC is a genomic window containing:
- the LOC141628081 gene encoding uncharacterized protein LOC141628081; the protein is MYFDGAARKDDAGAGVVFVTPQNHLMSYAYMLTQLYTNNMAEYQALILDLQMAIEDVRDLDIYGDSKLVINQVLDEYGVKKEDLIPYHQRAMQLLNQLDSIKIGHVLRSANKLADTLVNLAATFVLRAEESMQVLVCNRWGVSLLEREEILDTTNMIYVYTANEDDWRQPIIDFLDHKNYPTIPGTG